Proteins found in one Paenibacillus dendritiformis genomic segment:
- a CDS encoding TIGR00730 family Rossman fold protein, which produces MKKICVFAGSNLGNHPDFAALAKELGQALAEQQFELVYGGSTVGLMGEVANEMLRLGGRVTGVMPRGLFRGELMHSGLTEFIEVADMHERKATMHRLSDAFISLPGGLGTFEELFEALSWAQLGIHKKPIGVLNIQGYFTPMIEMIRHSIQAGFARAEHEQLLLSSTDPRELLSMLESYKTPEFGNKWNQLD; this is translated from the coding sequence ATGAAAAAAATATGTGTATTTGCCGGCTCCAACCTGGGCAACCACCCCGACTTCGCCGCCTTGGCGAAAGAACTTGGCCAAGCATTGGCCGAACAACAATTCGAACTGGTCTATGGCGGTTCAACTGTAGGGCTGATGGGCGAAGTCGCCAACGAGATGCTCCGTCTCGGCGGCAGAGTGACCGGCGTCATGCCGCGCGGCCTGTTCCGCGGAGAGTTGATGCACAGCGGCTTGACCGAATTCATCGAAGTAGCGGACATGCATGAGCGCAAGGCGACCATGCACCGCCTGTCCGATGCATTTATCTCCCTCCCAGGCGGGCTCGGGACATTCGAAGAACTGTTCGAAGCGCTAAGCTGGGCTCAGCTCGGCATCCACAAAAAGCCGATCGGCGTGCTCAACATTCAAGGCTACTTTACGCCGATGATCGAGATGATTCGCCACTCCATCCAGGCCGGATTTGCCAGAGCCGAGCACGAACAGCTACTGCTCTCCTCGACCGATCCGCGTGAGCTGCTAAGCATGCTGGAAAGCTATAAAACGCCGGAGTTCGGCAACAAATGGAATCAGCTTGACTAA
- a CDS encoding transposase: MDSLENITTLEELYRRFPTESACADYLVQWKWPHGFSCPRCNHHSAYMTKTRRLPIYQCRACRHQTTPTVGTVMEGSRTPLRKWMAAFWLFSRAQEGINAVRLRSLIQVTYKTAWSMLHKIRAAVSHAHAKKRLSGEVHGIVVFYGRAYRPSVELHPGECALIVAESIEPEGELPQLKMTLVDRQHVIEKRLYRSGSEQFINDHVEPCSAARVSIIDQFFRVRRNSPLYQTFRQACRWLNDTFHGIGSKYLQRYVDEFIFHENLDKSVSPWSRLLSLCTSVGPRSFHGTGLHTRANAFHSISLAA; the protein is encoded by the coding sequence GTGGATAGTCTGGAGAACATAACTACCCTTGAGGAATTATACCGCCGCTTCCCGACGGAATCGGCATGCGCTGATTACCTTGTTCAATGGAAATGGCCGCACGGCTTCTCTTGCCCGCGATGCAATCATCATAGCGCTTATATGACGAAGACTCGCCGGCTTCCTATCTATCAATGCCGCGCTTGTCGCCATCAGACCACGCCCACCGTCGGCACCGTTATGGAAGGCAGCCGCACGCCTCTGCGCAAGTGGATGGCGGCCTTCTGGCTATTTTCCCGTGCTCAGGAAGGAATCAATGCCGTTCGCCTTCGCTCCCTCATACAGGTTACATATAAGACCGCCTGGTCGATGCTTCATAAGATACGGGCTGCAGTCAGCCATGCCCACGCTAAGAAGCGGCTTTCCGGCGAGGTTCATGGCATTGTCGTTTTCTATGGCAGAGCCTACCGTCCATCTGTCGAACTCCATCCAGGGGAATGCGCTCTCATTGTTGCTGAATCCATCGAGCCGGAAGGGGAGCTTCCTCAGCTCAAGATGACGCTGGTTGACCGACAGCATGTTATCGAAAAACGCCTGTACCGCTCCGGTAGCGAACAGTTTATTAACGATCACGTCGAGCCATGCTCTGCTGCTCGCGTCTCCATTATCGATCAGTTTTTTCGAGTACGCAGAAATAGCCCTTTATATCAGACATTCCGACAAGCATGCCGTTGGCTGAACGATACGTTTCACGGAATCGGGTCCAAGTACTTGCAGCGCTATGTAGATGAGTTTATTTTCCATGAAAATTTGGATAAGTCCGTAAGTCCGTGGTCACGGTTGCTTTCGTTATGCACATCCGTTGGGCCCCGTTCATTCCATGGCACTGGACTACATACAAGAGCTAACGCATTTCACTCGATATCACTTGCTGCTTAA